In the genome of Fuerstiella sp., one region contains:
- a CDS encoding phosphoesterase: protein MSQTHTAVEHVLVIPTSVFHEIGHFQGFCSDTDRYLDVILDPAYASYRPRPDMEEDPSFKQLIPYCIFQYDDQVFEYRRGNGQGEARLHAKRSVGVGGHVSTVDVGGDRTPYLEGMKREIEEEVDLQGGWTESCVGLINDDESDVGKVHLGIVHIFNLDKPKVVPREQSMIDAGFAPPERLAGELEEFETWSQICLKHLYGC from the coding sequence ATGTCTCAAACTCATACGGCAGTCGAACATGTGCTTGTGATCCCGACGAGTGTCTTTCATGAAATTGGTCATTTCCAGGGATTCTGTAGCGATACTGATCGCTATCTGGATGTGATTCTTGATCCCGCTTATGCCAGTTACCGCCCACGTCCGGACATGGAGGAAGATCCGTCCTTCAAACAGTTGATTCCCTACTGCATTTTTCAGTATGACGATCAGGTGTTTGAATACCGTCGAGGAAACGGCCAGGGGGAAGCGCGTCTGCACGCAAAACGGTCAGTAGGTGTTGGCGGGCATGTGTCGACAGTTGACGTGGGTGGCGACCGGACCCCTTACCTGGAAGGTATGAAACGCGAGATTGAAGAGGAAGTTGATTTGCAGGGCGGATGGACTGAATCGTGTGTCGGACTGATCAATGACGACGAATCCGACGTGGGAAAAGTCCATTTGGGCATTGTGCACATTTTCAATCTGGACAAACCCAAAGTTGTGCCACGTGAACAGTCGATGATAGACGCAGGATTCGCGCCACCGGAACGTTTGGCAGGCGAATTAGAAGAGTTTGAAACTTGGTCACAAATTTGTCTCAAGCATCTTTACGGGTGCTGA
- the trpC gene encoding indole-3-glycerol phosphate synthase TrpC, translated as MSSLLSDIVRHKRTEIAAARRRTPEKQLWQRAESAPPVRDFHNALSGSRPGLIAEVKKASPSAGIIRADFDPVDIARTYEAAGARCLSVLTDEKFFQGHLKFLQQIRSQVSLPVMRKEFILDRYQVLEARASGADCVLLIAECLSQDELNDLHRFAGELGMQTLIELYDATNLQSVLNTGTRLVGINNRDLRTFATSLDHTFDLMDQIPPEVLLVSESGIRTHGDVLRLAAAGVGGILVGESLMRQPDIGSAVRQLMEGPSAQLDAS; from the coding sequence TTGTCGAGCCTGCTGTCTGATATCGTACGTCATAAGCGAACTGAAATAGCGGCTGCACGGCGGCGAACACCGGAAAAACAGCTGTGGCAACGGGCAGAATCGGCACCACCCGTCCGGGATTTCCACAATGCCCTGTCGGGCAGCAGGCCTGGGCTGATCGCTGAAGTCAAAAAAGCATCACCTTCCGCCGGAATTATTCGAGCTGATTTTGATCCTGTGGACATTGCCCGCACTTACGAAGCTGCCGGAGCCCGGTGTCTGAGTGTTTTAACGGATGAAAAGTTTTTCCAGGGACACCTGAAGTTTCTGCAGCAGATTCGGTCTCAGGTGAGCCTGCCGGTGATGCGAAAAGAATTTATCCTTGATCGCTATCAGGTTCTTGAGGCCAGAGCCTCGGGAGCTGACTGTGTTTTGCTGATAGCCGAATGCCTCAGCCAGGATGAACTCAATGATCTTCACCGGTTTGCCGGGGAGTTGGGAATGCAGACGTTGATCGAACTTTACGATGCCACCAATCTGCAAAGTGTTCTGAATACCGGGACACGGCTGGTTGGCATCAATAACCGCGATCTGCGAACCTTTGCGACGTCTCTGGACCACACATTCGATTTAATGGATCAGATTCCACCTGAGGTTTTGCTGGTGAGTGAAAGCGGAATTCGAACTCATGGCGACGTCCTCAGACTGGCTGCTGCCGGGGTTGGTGGAATTCTGGTGGGTGAGTCACTCATGCGTCAGCCGGATATTGGTTCCGCAGTGCGTCAACTGATGGAGGGGCCGTCAGCGCAGTTGGATGCTTCTTAA